GGTTCCTCAAGATCTACGGAGGGTTGCCCGAGCCGGATCTCTTCGCAACCGACGGTGAGCCAGATGCGGAGTTTCGTGTCGGTCCGGATGAGACGGCTGATGCCCTGGTCGGGCAGTACGTGCGGACCTGCGAGCGGGCCCGGGCCGTCGTGGCCGCCGGCGGGCTCGACGATGTGGTCACGACGCCGTCGGGAGCGGAGGCGAACTTGCGGGCGATCTTGGTCCACATGGTGCAGGAAACCGCGCGGCACAACGGTCACGCCGACATCATCCGAGAGGCGATCGACGGCGCAACAGGCCACTGAAGCCCGATCACCACAGGGCATGACATCGCCGCAGTCATGGGTGGGGACTGAGCCAGCCGAGAATCCAGCAACGTTCAGTTCGGCACAGGCCAGTCAGTCTCAGGGAGGAGGTCGCGGAGCTTTGATGTGCGGTCCCGGCCTAGGACGACCTCGGTGTCGAGGTTTGCTGGGTCGATCTGGTGGATGAACTCTCGGCAGCGGCCGCACGGAGGTACGGCGTGCAGGGTGTCTTCGCCTTGCCAGACGGCGACGATTTTCGCGATCTTGTACTCGCGGGCGGTCACCATCGCGGCGATGGCGGAGTGCTCGGCGCAGAAACCGGTGCCGCACGGGGTGTCGATGCAGACGCCGACGTACACGTTGCCGGCGTCGGTGACGAGGGCGGCGGCCACGTCGCCGAAGGTTCGGCCGTCGACGTGGTGGGGATGCAGGACGGACCCGGCGGTGGTGATGAGGGCTTCGTTGCTCTGGTCGGTCATGGGGCGAAAGTAACAACCGGGGTCGGTGCGAGCGACGGGACTTCTACCGGGCCGTTCCGCTTCCTCGGCCGGGGGCGGCGAGGAAGCGGAGCCGGCTGGGTCACTCGGGCGGG
The Kribbella italica DNA segment above includes these coding regions:
- a CDS encoding cytidine deaminase family protein gives rise to the protein MTDQSNEALITTAGSVLHPHHVDGRTFGDVAAALVTDAGNVYVGVCIDTPCGTGFCAEHSAIAAMVTAREYKIAKIVAVWQGEDTLHAVPPCGRCREFIHQIDPANLDTEVVLGRDRTSKLRDLLPETDWPVPN
- a CDS encoding DinB family protein, producing MVFKSPVERVVPSRLADERDTLTQQLDFHRATLLRKLEGLDGEQLRRPMTASGLSLLGVVKHLAETEHGWFLKIYGGLPEPDLFATDGEPDAEFRVGPDETADALVGQYVRTCERARAVVAAGGLDDVVTTPSGAEANLRAILVHMVQETARHNGHADIIREAIDGATGH